A region of Desulfolithobacter dissulfuricans DNA encodes the following proteins:
- the ychF gene encoding redox-regulated ATPase YchF produces the protein MGFRCGIVGLPNVGKSTIFNALTAAGIDAENYPFCTIEPNVGVVPVPDPRLDRLAELVKTRNKVATQMEFVDIAGLVKGASQGEGLGNQFLGHIRQVDAIVHVIRCFTDDNVVHVEGSIDPLRDRDVITMELVLADMESVEKRLKKTRNQAKSGDKKCKAEVAFLEKLQEVLDRGEPARVLEPETDLERDLVRDLCLLTTKPVLYVANVSEDDAASGNSFVRELEEAAAGEGASVVTIAGGIEQELSQLEADEQQEFLADLGMEEPGLHRLIRAGYELLGLITFFTVGEKETKAWTITRGTTAPGAAGKIHTDFERGFIRAEVIAYEDYVRCGSESAARDKGLMRSEGKEYVVQDGDCILFRFNV, from the coding sequence ATGGGATTTCGTTGTGGAATCGTGGGGTTGCCCAACGTGGGCAAGTCCACCATATTTAACGCCCTCACCGCGGCGGGCATAGACGCGGAAAACTATCCCTTCTGCACCATTGAACCCAACGTGGGCGTGGTGCCGGTGCCGGATCCCCGGCTGGACCGGCTGGCCGAACTGGTCAAAACCAGGAACAAGGTGGCCACCCAGATGGAGTTTGTCGATATAGCCGGCCTGGTCAAGGGTGCCAGCCAGGGGGAAGGTCTGGGCAACCAGTTTCTGGGCCACATCCGCCAGGTGGACGCCATTGTCCACGTGATCCGCTGTTTTACGGATGATAACGTGGTCCATGTGGAGGGTTCCATCGATCCGCTGCGCGACCGGGACGTGATCACCATGGAGCTGGTCCTGGCCGACATGGAGTCGGTGGAGAAGCGGCTGAAAAAGACCCGCAACCAGGCCAAGTCCGGGGACAAGAAGTGCAAGGCCGAGGTGGCTTTCCTGGAAAAGCTCCAGGAAGTGCTTGACCGGGGCGAACCGGCCCGGGTCCTGGAACCGGAAACAGACCTGGAGCGCGACCTTGTGCGCGATCTCTGTCTGCTGACCACCAAGCCGGTCCTCTACGTGGCCAATGTCAGCGAGGACGACGCGGCCTCGGGCAACAGTTTTGTCCGGGAGCTTGAAGAGGCGGCGGCCGGGGAAGGGGCCTCGGTGGTCACCATCGCCGGCGGCATCGAACAGGAGCTCAGCCAGCTGGAAGCGGACGAACAGCAGGAGTTTCTGGCTGATCTTGGCATGGAGGAGCCGGGGTTGCACCGGCTGATCCGGGCCGGTTATGAACTGCTTGGCCTGATTACCTTTTTCACGGTCGGCGAAAAGGAAACCAAGGCCTGGACCATCACCAGGGGCACCACCGCCCCGGGCGCGGCGGGCAAGATCCACACTGATTTTGAACGCGGTTTTATCCGGGCCGAGGTGATCGCCTATGAGGACTATGTCCGCTGCGGTTCCGAGTCTGCAGCCCGGGACAAGGGCCTCATGCGCTCCGAAGGCAAGGAATACGTGGTCCAGGATGGTGACTGTATTCTGTTCCGTTTCAACGTCTAG
- a CDS encoding 3'-5' exoribonuclease YhaM family protein produces MKKIFIDQLQEGQQVHDVFLVSRKTLAETKAGKPYLSLTLMDRTGDIEGRVWDNATRYDAQAEVGSFIRLQGMAKSYQGRLQLGITSLEQVSADTVQLEDFIPASPRDSEEMQAELRRIIALVQDAHLQPLLRTIFRGETLKQFVRAPAAKKMHHAYIGGLMEHTLSVTGMAMRTADHYPALNRDLLIAGALLHDIAKIREFEFSSVPFEYTDSGRLLGHLVLGAEMVRQQAAAIEGFPADLLDQLLHLILSHHGRHEFGAPVLPMTPEALILHHLDDMDAKMNYIDGLRASMEEGLHWSDYQRPLERFLYLQGTDTPPEPPRPSLESTGRTAARSRREKKKPAPDFKQPTLF; encoded by the coding sequence ATGAAGAAGATCTTTATTGACCAGCTCCAGGAAGGCCAGCAGGTGCACGATGTCTTCCTGGTCAGCCGCAAGACCCTGGCCGAAACCAAGGCCGGCAAACCCTATCTCTCCCTGACCCTGATGGATCGCACCGGCGACATCGAGGGCAGGGTGTGGGACAATGCCACCCGCTACGACGCCCAGGCCGAGGTGGGCAGCTTCATTCGGCTGCAGGGCATGGCCAAGTCCTACCAGGGCCGTCTCCAGCTGGGCATTACCTCTCTGGAACAGGTGAGCGCGGACACGGTGCAGCTGGAGGACTTCATCCCGGCCAGCCCGCGGGACTCCGAAGAGATGCAGGCCGAGCTGCGCCGGATCATCGCTCTGGTGCAGGACGCCCACCTGCAACCCCTGCTCAGGACGATATTCAGGGGAGAAACCCTGAAACAGTTCGTCCGGGCACCGGCGGCCAAGAAGATGCACCATGCCTATATCGGCGGGCTCATGGAGCATACCCTGTCGGTTACCGGCATGGCCATGCGCACGGCAGACCATTATCCGGCCCTGAACCGGGACCTGCTCATAGCCGGGGCTCTGCTCCACGATATCGCCAAGATACGCGAGTTTGAGTTTTCCTCGGTCCCCTTCGAGTACACCGACTCCGGCCGGTTGCTGGGCCATCTTGTTCTTGGCGCGGAGATGGTACGGCAGCAGGCGGCCGCCATTGAGGGTTTCCCCGCCGATCTGCTCGATCAGCTTCTTCACCTCATCCTGAGCCACCATGGCCGGCATGAGTTCGGTGCCCCGGTCCTGCCCATGACCCCGGAGGCCCTCATTCTGCATCATCTCGATGATATGGATGCCAAGATGAACTATATCGACGGGTTACGGGCCTCCATGGAGGAAGGGTTGCACTGGTCCGATTACCAGCGGCCCCTGGAGCGTTTTCTCTATCTCCAGGGTACCGACACACCCCCCGAGCCACCGCGGCCGTCCCTGGAGAGCACCGGCCGTACGGCGGCCCGCTCCAGGCGGGAAAAGAAAAAGCCGGCCCCGGATTTCAAGCAGCCGACCCTGTTTTGA
- the holB gene encoding DNA polymerase III subunit delta' encodes MPFQEILGQPKAIKLLTRALTTGRLAHAYLFTGPDGVGKAATARAMAAWLFCGAERDLAPCGRCPGCIKFASGNHPDFFHIVPDGMAIKIDQVRSMKKQLSFAPLEARQRVVLLEDVHTMRREAGNSLLKILEEPPPDNLLILVGSDREPILPTIMSRCQVVPFAPLTVDLAAEILVRCDPDLDRSQARVLATLADGCPGLARSLETGGVLDVYRELVEGLFTAPEDPGPRVECALKLAGRAAAGKEGLDLLLDLLEILFQKAMKAHLLGTPAGKLDDQVARAREQWNLTQLSDKVQAMGSARRALARNCNQGLVCEALMLDLLECSPRVLGG; translated from the coding sequence ATGCCTTTTCAGGAGATTCTTGGCCAACCCAAGGCGATCAAGCTGCTGACCCGGGCCCTGACCACCGGCCGTCTGGCCCATGCCTACCTGTTCACCGGGCCGGACGGGGTGGGCAAGGCGGCCACTGCCCGGGCCATGGCCGCCTGGCTGTTCTGCGGTGCAGAGCGCGATCTTGCTCCCTGTGGCCGGTGTCCGGGCTGTATCAAGTTCGCCTCGGGCAATCATCCTGATTTCTTCCACATCGTCCCGGACGGGATGGCCATCAAGATCGACCAGGTCCGGAGCATGAAGAAACAGCTCTCCTTTGCGCCGCTGGAGGCCAGGCAGCGGGTGGTTTTGCTGGAGGATGTGCACACCATGCGCCGCGAGGCGGGTAATTCCCTGCTGAAAATCCTCGAGGAGCCGCCGCCGGACAACCTGCTCATCCTGGTCGGTTCGGACCGGGAACCGATCCTGCCCACCATAATGTCCCGGTGCCAGGTGGTTCCCTTTGCCCCGCTGACCGTGGACCTGGCCGCTGAAATCCTTGTCCGCTGCGATCCGGATCTTGACCGGAGCCAGGCCCGGGTCCTGGCCACTCTGGCCGACGGCTGTCCCGGGCTGGCCCGCTCCCTGGAAACGGGCGGAGTACTGGATGTGTACCGGGAGCTGGTCGAGGGGCTCTTTACCGCCCCGGAGGATCCAGGGCCCCGGGTGGAGTGCGCGCTTAAGCTTGCCGGCCGGGCCGCTGCCGGGAAAGAGGGACTTGATCTCCTTCTTGACCTGCTGGAGATCCTTTTTCAAAAGGCGATGAAGGCCCACCTGCTCGGTACGCCTGCCGGGAAGCTCGACGACCAGGTGGCCCGGGCCAGAGAACAGTGGAATTTGACGCAACTTTCTGATAAGGTGCAGGCGATGGGATCTGCCCGACGTGCCCTGGCCAGAAACTGCAACCAGGGCCTGGTCTGCGAAGCCCTGATGCTCGATCTGCTGGAGTGCAGTCCCAGGGTTCTGGGTGGCTGA
- a CDS encoding PSP1 domain-containing protein, translating to MSESQKQENRPQPGPGEAKFHFYRIRFRQEGQEYTVKFTADDLQYGEVVMVKTDHGPEPAFIVGRAADTTVPGMERGVSFLVIRRAGKDEKEKYARLPDLEREAYGICLGRIRALELPMQLVRVERFFNGSKIIFYFTAESRVDFRELVRNLVQEFRTRVEMRQIGVRHETQMTGGIGACGRELCCSSFLKKFESVSIKMAKTQDLPLNPSKISGLCNRLLCCLTYEYDAYKDIKKEMPRIGRQIRYEDEIYRVIRISPLLGTVQVVSRDGTELLLEEEQWRRAEPVQKQQPRQKKQQGGKSRSKKGRGAGRKKESQKGKKQKSGDGTGGS from the coding sequence ATGTCAGAATCTCAAAAGCAAGAAAACCGGCCTCAGCCGGGTCCGGGAGAGGCCAAGTTCCATTTCTACCGCATCCGTTTCCGGCAGGAAGGACAGGAATACACGGTCAAATTCACCGCCGACGACCTCCAGTACGGCGAAGTGGTGATGGTGAAGACCGATCACGGGCCGGAGCCGGCCTTTATTGTCGGTCGGGCCGCGGACACCACTGTGCCGGGCATGGAGCGGGGTGTTTCCTTCCTGGTTATCCGGCGGGCCGGCAAGGATGAAAAGGAAAAATATGCCCGCCTGCCCGATCTGGAACGGGAGGCCTATGGCATCTGCCTTGGCCGGATCCGGGCCCTGGAGCTGCCCATGCAGCTGGTCCGCGTGGAGCGGTTCTTCAACGGTTCCAAGATCATCTTCTATTTTACCGCCGAGAGCCGGGTGGATTTCCGCGAACTGGTCCGCAACCTGGTCCAGGAGTTCCGAACCAGGGTGGAGATGCGGCAGATCGGTGTCCGCCATGAAACCCAGATGACCGGCGGTATCGGGGCCTGCGGCCGTGAACTGTGCTGCAGTTCTTTTCTCAAGAAGTTCGAGTCGGTCTCCATCAAGATGGCCAAGACCCAGGACCTGCCCCTGAACCCATCCAAGATCTCCGGGCTTTGCAACCGGCTGCTCTGCTGCCTGACCTACGAGTATGATGCCTACAAGGATATCAAGAAAGAGATGCCGAGGATAGGCCGCCAGATCCGCTATGAAGACGAGATTTATCGGGTGATCCGCATCAGTCCCTTGCTGGGTACGGTGCAGGTGGTTTCCCGCGACGGGACCGAGCTGCTCCTGGAAGAGGAGCAGTGGCGCCGGGCCGAACCGGTCCAGAAGCAGCAGCCCCGGCAGAAGAAACAGCAGGGGGGCAAATCCAGGTCGAAAAAAGGCCGGGGCGCAGGCCGGAAAAAAGAGAGTCAGAAGGGGAAAAAACAGAAATCCGGTGACGGAACCGGTGGTTCCTGA
- the metG gene encoding methionine--tRNA ligase: MATYITTPIYYVNAMPHLGHAYTTVVADTYARFRRLCGDEVRFQTGTDEHGEKIVEAAEKEGVSPREYVDRVSDAFRHAWPALAIEPDHFIRTTYPEHVRTVQAILQQVYDQGDIYFDEYSGLYCTGCERFLTEKELVDGNCPDHQKPPKEITEQNYFFRMSKYQDWLIDHIKSHPEFITPERYRNEVLSFLSEPLEDLCISRPVSRLTWGIELPFDKNFVTYVWFDALINYLTGVGWPDGPDFEKFWSVAEHVIAKDILKPHAIYWPTMLRAMGVAPYRRLHVHGYWNVDDTKMSKSIGNVVRPHELVDEYGVDTVRYFMLREMSFGLDASFSGEALVARQNSDLANDLGNLFSRSLTMVNKYAGGRVPEPVESEITATDRELIQAVENMLATYQREMNEFGFSRALQAVWEVIGMLNRFIVTNAPWELAKEEGREQRLMTVLYFLVESLRILALVLRPVMPVAAGKMAAALGMEREMQEATLETAGRWGLMRPGTEIERGPQLFPRLDRKKNKQKQQPAKPAKKQPKQQKDQAGDEGLITFEQFGKVELRVAEIVAAEKIKKADKLLKLTVRVPEERTIVAGIAKFYQPEELIGKQVIVVANLKPAKLMGVTSQGMLLAAKEKDADGNERLVLSTVSAPVAPGSRVA; the protein is encoded by the coding sequence ATGGCCACCTATATTACGACCCCCATATACTATGTCAATGCCATGCCCCATCTCGGGCATGCCTATACCACCGTGGTTGCCGACACCTATGCCCGCTTCCGCCGGCTGTGCGGTGATGAGGTCCGGTTTCAGACCGGTACGGACGAACACGGGGAGAAGATCGTCGAAGCGGCGGAAAAGGAAGGAGTGTCGCCGCGGGAGTATGTGGACCGGGTCTCCGACGCCTTTCGCCACGCCTGGCCGGCACTGGCCATCGAGCCGGATCATTTCATCCGCACCACCTATCCCGAGCATGTCCGGACCGTGCAGGCGATCCTGCAGCAGGTTTATGACCAGGGAGATATCTATTTCGACGAATACTCGGGGCTCTACTGTACAGGCTGTGAACGGTTTCTGACGGAAAAGGAGCTGGTGGACGGCAACTGTCCCGATCATCAGAAACCGCCCAAAGAGATCACCGAGCAGAACTATTTCTTCCGGATGTCCAAATACCAGGACTGGCTCATCGATCATATCAAGAGTCATCCGGAGTTCATCACCCCGGAGCGTTACCGCAACGAGGTACTCTCGTTTCTCAGTGAACCGCTTGAAGATCTCTGTATTTCCAGGCCGGTATCCCGTCTGACCTGGGGTATTGAACTGCCCTTTGACAAGAATTTTGTCACCTACGTCTGGTTTGACGCCCTGATCAACTACCTCACCGGGGTCGGCTGGCCCGACGGACCGGATTTCGAGAAATTCTGGAGCGTGGCCGAACATGTGATCGCCAAGGATATTCTCAAGCCCCATGCCATCTACTGGCCCACCATGCTCCGGGCCATGGGCGTGGCTCCCTACCGGCGACTGCATGTGCACGGCTACTGGAACGTGGATGACACCAAGATGTCCAAGTCCATCGGTAACGTGGTCCGGCCCCATGAGCTGGTGGATGAATACGGGGTGGACACGGTGCGCTACTTCATGCTCCGGGAGATGAGTTTCGGCCTGGATGCCTCGTTTTCCGGCGAGGCTCTGGTGGCCCGCCAGAACTCGGACCTGGCCAATGACCTGGGTAACCTCTTTTCCCGCTCCCTGACCATGGTCAACAAGTATGCCGGCGGCCGGGTGCCCGAGCCGGTGGAGAGCGAAATCACCGCGACCGACCGGGAGCTGATCCAGGCGGTGGAGAACATGCTTGCGACTTACCAGCGGGAGATGAACGAGTTTGGCTTTTCCCGGGCCCTGCAGGCGGTGTGGGAGGTTATCGGCATGCTCAACCGGTTCATCGTCACCAATGCGCCATGGGAGCTGGCCAAGGAGGAAGGCCGGGAGCAGCGGCTTATGACCGTGCTTTATTTCCTGGTCGAGTCCCTGCGGATACTTGCCCTGGTCCTGCGGCCGGTGATGCCCGTGGCTGCCGGGAAGATGGCGGCCGCACTTGGCATGGAGCGGGAAATGCAGGAGGCAACGCTCGAAACCGCGGGCCGGTGGGGACTGATGCGTCCCGGCACCGAAATAGAACGGGGCCCGCAGCTTTTTCCCCGTCTGGACAGGAAAAAGAATAAACAAAAGCAGCAGCCAGCAAAACCTGCGAAAAAACAACCAAAGCAACAGAAAGACCAGGCAGGCGACGAGGGATTGATCACCTTTGAGCAGTTCGGCAAGGTGGAGTTGCGGGTGGCCGAGATCGTGGCCGCGGAAAAGATCAAGAAGGCGGACAAGCTCCTCAAGCTCACGGTCCGGGTTCCCGAGGAGCGGACCATTGTCGCTGGAATCGCCAAATTTTACCAGCCCGAGGAGCTGATCGGCAAACAGGTTATCGTGGTCGCCAACCTCAAGCCGGCCAAGCTCATGGGGGTGACCTCCCAGGGCATGCTGCTGGCGGCCAAGGAAAAGGACGCCGACGGCAACGAGCGCCTGGTTCTGTCCACGGTGTCGGCGCCGGTGGCCCCGGGCAGCAGGGTTGCCTGA
- a CDS encoding YggT family protein: protein MFILSNFIMALAKLISFALSAYIWIVIGRAVISWVNADPYNPIVRFLVQATEPLLVRIRRVLPVMGGIDLSPMILILGIVFLQSFLVPTLQQIAMSLR from the coding sequence ATGTTTATTCTCAGTAATTTTATCATGGCCCTGGCCAAGCTCATCAGCTTTGCGCTCAGTGCCTACATCTGGATTGTCATCGGCCGGGCCGTTATCTCCTGGGTCAATGCGGATCCCTATAATCCCATTGTCCGTTTTCTGGTTCAGGCCACCGAGCCGCTGCTCGTCAGGATACGACGGGTCCTGCCGGTCATGGGTGGGATCGACCTGAGCCCCATGATCCTGATCCTGGGGATCGTTTTTCTCCAGAGTTTCCTGGTGCCGACCCTGCAGCAGATTGCCATGAGCCTGCGCTGA
- a CDS encoding DUF167 domain-containing protein has product MPVKTLADGRLLLAVRVQPRASRNQLAGLHDGALKIRLTTPPVDGKANKALIAFLAKLFHLPKSAITVQSGHQARSKQLVIEGISEEDVRRIVHCEF; this is encoded by the coding sequence ATGCCCGTGAAGACCCTGGCCGATGGCCGGCTCCTGCTGGCTGTGCGTGTGCAGCCTCGGGCCAGCCGCAACCAGCTGGCCGGCCTGCATGACGGTGCCCTCAAGATCCGTCTGACCACCCCGCCGGTGGATGGTAAGGCCAACAAGGCCCTGATCGCTTTTCTGGCCAAACTCTTTCACCTCCCCAAGTCCGCCATAACCGTCCAGAGCGGCCACCAGGCCCGCAGCAAACAGCTCGTCATCGAGGGGATCAGCGAAGAGGACGTCAGGAGAATTGTGCATTGTGAATTCTGA
- the cobJ gene encoding precorrin-3B C(17)-methyltransferase, whose translation MSGLLSVVGTGPGARDLVTPRARKVLEEADVIVGYRTYLDLVRDFFRADQEIVSSQMMQEIDRCRRALEIGDSGRRVALVCGGDPGIYAMAGLVFELAREMKSRCRIDIIPGIAALNSCAAILGAPLMHDFAAISLSDLMTPWEVIERRLEAAAAADFVVVLYNPKSKKRTTQIVRAREILLGHRSPETPVGIVTGATREHETVQLTTLAGMLDCDITMQSTVIIGNSTTYTWQEKMITPRGYRDKYGLA comes from the coding sequence ATGAGTGGATTGCTGTCTGTGGTGGGAACCGGCCCCGGGGCACGGGACCTTGTTACGCCGCGGGCCCGGAAGGTGCTTGAAGAGGCCGATGTCATTGTCGGCTACCGGACGTACCTGGACCTGGTACGGGATTTTTTCCGTGCCGACCAGGAAATCGTCAGCTCGCAGATGATGCAGGAGATCGACCGGTGCCGCAGGGCGCTCGAGATTGGTGACAGCGGCAGACGGGTCGCCCTGGTCTGTGGCGGAGATCCCGGCATCTATGCCATGGCCGGCCTGGTCTTTGAGCTGGCCCGGGAGATGAAAAGCAGGTGCCGGATCGATATTATCCCCGGCATCGCGGCCCTGAACAGCTGCGCCGCCATCCTCGGGGCCCCGCTCATGCACGATTTCGCCGCCATCAGTCTCTCTGACCTGATGACCCCCTGGGAGGTGATCGAGCGACGACTGGAGGCGGCCGCGGCCGCGGATTTTGTCGTAGTTCTCTATAATCCGAAATCAAAGAAGCGCACCACCCAGATCGTTCGGGCCCGGGAGATCCTGCTTGGGCACCGCAGCCCGGAGACTCCGGTTGGGATCGTCACCGGCGCCACCCGGGAGCACGAGACCGTGCAGCTCACCACCCTGGCGGGGATGCTTGATTGTGACATCACCATGCAGAGCACGGTCATCATCGGCAACTCCACCACCTATACCTGGCAGGAGAAGATGATTACGCCGCGGGGCTACCGGGACAAGTACGGACTTGCATGA
- the surE gene encoding 5'/3'-nucleotidase SurE → MKTGNKPLILVTNDDGVYAPGIRALYESVRSLGRAVIVAPEQDKSAVSHSLTMSRPLRVRRLESDVYTLDGTPTDCVIIGMNKILERRPDLIVSGINPGANLGDDISYSGTVSAAIEGTMYGIQSLAFSLGGEAPFDFTVAAGVAWKLASMALEFGLPETTLLNVNVPGLPAGEIQGIRFTRQGRRIYHDAIQETFDPWGRKHYWIGGGTVHWSGGDNTDEQALREGWISVTPIQLDLTNHAGLDYLKRNWKM, encoded by the coding sequence ATGAAGACAGGGAACAAACCGCTCATCCTGGTGACCAATGATGACGGGGTCTATGCCCCCGGTATCCGGGCCCTGTACGAATCGGTTCGCTCCCTTGGCCGGGCCGTGATCGTGGCTCCGGAACAGGACAAGAGCGCGGTGAGCCATTCCCTGACCATGAGCCGCCCGCTTCGGGTGCGCCGGCTGGAGAGCGATGTCTACACCCTGGACGGTACCCCTACCGACTGCGTGATCATCGGCATGAACAAGATCCTGGAACGACGGCCGGATCTCATCGTCTCCGGGATCAATCCCGGGGCCAATCTCGGCGATGATATCAGCTATTCCGGGACAGTATCGGCTGCCATCGAAGGAACCATGTACGGGATCCAGTCGCTGGCCTTTTCGCTCGGCGGCGAGGCCCCGTTCGATTTTACGGTCGCCGCCGGGGTTGCCTGGAAGCTGGCCTCCATGGCCCTGGAGTTCGGCCTGCCGGAGACCACGCTCTTAAACGTCAATGTGCCGGGGCTTCCGGCCGGCGAGATTCAAGGTATTCGCTTCACCCGGCAGGGGCGACGGATCTATCACGATGCCATCCAGGAAACCTTTGACCCCTGGGGCCGCAAGCATTACTGGATCGGTGGCGGCACGGTGCACTGGTCCGGCGGGGACAATACCGACGAGCAGGCCCTGCGCGAAGGCTGGATCTCGGTGACCCCCATCCAGCTCGACCTGACTAACCATGCCGGGCTGGACTATCTCAAACGGAACTGGAAGATGTAG
- a CDS encoding deoxyribonuclease IV, which yields MVYLGAHESVAGGLHLAFERIVRVGGEALQIFTRNQRQWRAAPLTEEEVTLFREAWDAAGGMPVASHASYLVNLAAGKKETAVKSVAAFTDELLRCGRLGIGQVVIHPGSHGGDGVEAGLERVARHLDEVLERAGDPAAGVTVLLETTAGQGTGLGHRFQELATIIGLSRYPDRLGICVDTCHIFAAGYDIRTSEAYTRTFDELDRTVGLERIGLFHLNDSKKELGSRVDRHEHIGQGCIGLEGFRHLLTDPRFGDHAMTLETPKGKELQEDRDNLRVLRSLLNDSGS from the coding sequence ATGGTCTATCTCGGAGCCCATGAATCGGTGGCCGGTGGCCTGCACCTGGCCTTTGAGCGGATTGTACGTGTCGGTGGCGAGGCGTTGCAGATTTTCACCCGCAATCAGCGGCAGTGGCGGGCTGCACCTTTGACCGAGGAAGAGGTGACCCTTTTCAGGGAGGCCTGGGATGCGGCAGGCGGGATGCCCGTTGCCTCGCATGCCTCGTACCTGGTCAACCTTGCGGCCGGCAAGAAGGAGACCGCGGTCAAATCCGTGGCCGCCTTCACCGATGAACTTCTGCGCTGCGGTCGTCTGGGTATCGGCCAGGTGGTGATCCACCCGGGCAGCCACGGCGGCGACGGGGTGGAGGCCGGGCTCGAACGGGTGGCGCGTCATCTCGATGAGGTCCTGGAACGGGCCGGGGACCCGGCCGCCGGGGTTACGGTCCTGCTGGAGACCACGGCCGGCCAGGGAACGGGCCTGGGGCACCGTTTCCAGGAGCTGGCCACGATCATCGGCCTGTCCCGGTATCCCGACAGGCTCGGTATCTGTGTCGATACCTGCCATATTTTTGCCGCCGGCTACGATATCCGCACCTCCGAGGCCTATACCCGGACTTTTGACGAGTTGGACAGGACCGTGGGCCTGGAGCGGATCGGCCTGTTTCATCTCAATGATTCCAAGAAGGAACTGGGCTCCCGGGTGGACCGGCATGAGCATATAGGTCAGGGCTGTATAGGCCTGGAAGGGTTTCGCCACCTGCTCACTGATCCCCGGTTTGGTGACCATGCCATGACCCTGGAAACCCCCAAGGGTAAGGAACTGCAGGAAGACAGGGACAATCTTCGGGTCCTGCGTTCACTCCTGAACGATTCCGGCTCCTGA